The Candidatus Manganitrophaceae bacterium sequence AAGACGAGAACGACACGCGCGGCAAAATCGTCATGGCCTGCATGACCCCGGCCGCCGACGGCACGCGAATCTCCGTTGAGCACCCGGAGGCGAAGGCCTTCCGCGCCGCGATCATCGAAGGGATGATGCTCAATCATCCACACGACTGCCCCGTCTGTGACGAAGGGGGCGAGTGCCATTTGCAAGATATGACGCTGATGAGCGGCCATGTCGCCCGCCGCTACCGCTTCCGAAAGCGGACCTACCGCAATCAGGACCTCGGCCCGTTCCTCAAGCATGAGATGAACCGCTGTATTCAGTGTTATCGCTGTGTCCGCTTCTACCGGAATTATGCCGGGGGCCGCGACCTGCACGCCTTTCATCTCCGGAACACCGTCTACTTCGGCCGGGAGCGCGATGGGGTGTTGGAGAATGAATTCTCCGGCAACCTCGATGAGGTCTGCCCGACCGGCGTCTTCAAAGATGCCACTTATGGCCGTCACTATGTCCGCAAATGGGATCTGCAGACCGCCCCCTCCGTCTGCGTCCACTGCGGGCTGGGCTGCAACATCTCCCCCGGTGAGCGCTACGGCACGCTGCGGCGGAACATCAATCGCTACAACACGGAGGTCAACGGCTACTTTCTCTGCGACCGGGGGCGCTTCGGCTACGAATTCGTCAATAGCCCCGAGCGGATCCGGGAGCCGCTCTTGAGCCGCGAGGGAAAAGCGGTACCGATTTCAAAGCAAGCGGCGGTCGCGCACCTCGGTGGGTTGCTCCGAAAGGGGCGGGTGATCGGAATCGGATCGCCGCGCGCCTCGCTGGAGGCGAATTTCGCGCTCCGAACCGCCGTCGGTCCCGATCACTTTTTTCTGGGGATCGCCGACGCGGAGCATCGGCTCCTCTCGCGGATCCTCGACCTTCTTCGGCACGGCCCGGCCCGCACCCCGTCGCTCGCCGAAATCGAACGCGCCGATGCGGTCTTCATCGTCGGAGAAGATGTGACACAGGTCGCCCCACGGATGGCATTGAGCCTCCGGCAGTCGGTCCGACAGTATGCCCTGGCCGCCGCCGAGAAAATGAAAATCCCAAGCTGGAACGATATCGCGGTCCGAGACGCAACCAGGGATCTGAAGGGCCCCCTCTTTATCGCCGCTTCGACCGCCACCCGTTTGGACGAGATTGCGACCGAAACCTATCGGGCCGCCCCCGAAGCGCTGGCGCGGCTGGCGCTTGCGGTGGCGCATGCGATCGATCCGGACGCCCCCGCCGTTCCCGACCTTCCATCCGCGGTCGGCGCCTTGGCGGACCGGATCGCCCGATCGCTGCAGACCGCGGAACGTCCTCTGATCGTCAGCGGGGTAAGCGCGAACAGCGACGCGGTGATCGGCGCCGCAGCGAATGTCGCCTGGGCCCTCTGCGCCGCGGGAAAGCAGGCCGGACTCGCCTTCACCGTTCCGGAAGGAAACAGCCTCGGTCTGACGATGATGGGGGGCCGCCCGCTGAGCGACGCCTTCCGCGCCGTCCGCGACGGAACGGCGGAGACCGCGCTGGTCTTGGAGAACGACCTTACGCGCCGTGCGGAGGAGGCGTCGGTCGAGCCTTTTCTCAACACCGTCCCGCATCTGGTGACCCTCGACGCGCTCCACCACGCGACCGCGTCCCGGTCGGAGCTGGTTCTTCCATCCGGCACCTTTGCCGAGGCGACCGGAACCCTCGTCAGCAGCGAGGGACGCGCGCAGCGGTTCACTCAAGTTTTTATCCCTTCCGGAGAGATCCGAGAGAGTTGGCGATGGCTGCGCGACGGGATGCTTGAGGCGGGCCGAAAAGAGATCGAGCGCTGGCGGGGGCTTGACGATTTGATCGCGGCGATGGCGCAGGCGATCCCGGCGTTGGCGCCGGCCGGCGATGCCGCGCCGTCGGCGGCGTTTCGAATCGTCGACCAAAAAATTCCGCGCGAATCGTTTCGTTTCAGCGGGCGGACGGCGATCTGGGCGAATATCAATGTCCATGAGCCGAAGCCTCCCGACGATCCCGACTCCCCCTATGCCTTCTCGATGGAAGGGTATTCGGGAGAGACGCCGGCCGGTCTCCGCCCGATCCCTTGGGCGCCGGGGTGGAACTCGAATCAGCAGGCGAACATCAAGCTCCAAGGAGAGGCGGACGACGCCTTGCCGAAAGAGCGCTCCGGCGTCCGTCTGATCGAGCCGGTAGGGGGGAAAGCGCCGGCTTACTTTCAGGAGATCCCGGCCTCCTTTATCTCCCGCGCCAACGAGTGGCTCCTGATCCCCCGCCATCACATTTTCGGCTCGGAGGAGCTGAGCCGCCGCGCGCCGGCGATCATGAAATTGGCGCCGGCCCCTTACATCGCGTTACACCCGGACGATGCAAAGCGTCTTCGGGTCGAACCGGAGGACGAGGTCGAGGTCGAATGGGGCGGAGCGGCGCAGACCCTGCTGGTCCGGATCGATCCGGCGCTGCCGAAAGGATTGGCAGCCGTCCCGGCCGGGTTTCCTCCCTGGATGGGGGCGACCCTTCCCGCTTGGAGCCGGATCCGCCCCGCCGCCGGAGGGATGCTGAGGATGGCGTCATGATATTGAGGACACTGCTCTTTAGTATTGCGCTCCTTTTCGTCACCCTCAGCCTCGCCGGATGGCTTACCTGGGTGGAGCGGCGTCTCTTGGCGGTCTGGCAAGACCGGTTGGGGCCGAACCGCGTCGGCCCTTTCGGATCGCTGCAGGCGCTCGCCGACGCCATCAAGCTCTTTACGAAGGAAGATTGGATTCCGCCGTTCGCCGACAAACCGGTCTTCGTGATCGCCCCGGCGATCATCATGGCGGCGGTGCTGATGTCGTTTGTCATTCTGCCGTTTGCGCCCGGCGTCGTGCTCGCCAATCTGAACATCGGCATTCTCTTTTTTCTGGCGATGTCTTCGCTCACCGTCTACAGCATCGTCCTCGGCGGCTGGTCGTCGAACAACAAATATGCGCTGCTCGGCGGACTGCGGGCCGCGGCCCAGATGATAACCTATGAGGTCTTCCTCGGCCTGTCGCTGATGGGGCCGGTGCTCCTGGCCGGCTCGTTTCGCCTTGCCGACATTGTCGAGGCGCAGCGGGGAGTCTGGTTTGTCATTCCGCAATTTCTCGGATTTATTCTCTTTACGATCGCCGGGGTCGCCGAAACGCGCCGGCTCCCGTTCGATCTGCCGGAGGCCGAAACGGAGCTGGTCGGCGGTTTTCACACCGAATATTCGGGGATGAAGTTCGGGATGTTTTTTATCGGAGAATATCTCGGGATGATCCTCCTCTCCGCGATGATGACGACCCTCTTCTTCGGCGGATGGCTCGGGCCGTTCCTGCCGCCGGTGGTCTGGTTTCTGCTGAAGAGTGCTTTCTTTCTGATCCTTTTTATTTTAATGCGGGCCTCCTTGCCACGGCCCCGGATCGATCAGTTGATGGCGTTGGGATGGAAGGTGCTCCTGCCGCTCGCGCTGTTGAACCTGCTCATCACCGGGGCGGCGGTGCTGGCGAGAGGAGGGAGATAAACCATTTCGGAATGCGGATTCCTCCCTTATTCCGAAATCCGCAATAAAAGGGGTTCTACCATGTGGAGTATCTTACGCACCCTGTGGGATGTCTTTCTCCATCTCTTCCGGCGTCCGGTGACCATTCCGTATCCGGAGGAGAAGGCGGTGCTTCCCCCCCGTTATCGGGGGCGGATTATCCTCTCGCGCGATCCGGACGGCGGGGAGCGCTGCGTCGCCTGTTATCTCTGTGCGGTCGCCTGTCCGGTCGATTGTATCGCGCTGCAGGCGACGCAGGACGAAACCGGCCGGCGCTATCCGGAGTTCTTCCGGATCAACTTCTCCCGCTGCATCTTCTGCGGCTACTGCGAGGAGGCCTGCCCGACCTATGCGATTCAGCTGATCCCGGAATTCGAGATGAGCGAATACAACCGGCAAGAGATGGTTTATGAAAAAGAAGATCTCCTGATCGCCGGCGAGGGGAAGTATCACGGCTATAACTACTGGAAGGTCGCCGGCGCGGCGATCGGCGGGAAAGACAAAGGAGAGGCCGAGCGGGAATCGCCACCGGTCGATCTGCACAGCCTGATGCCCTAGTAG is a genomic window containing:
- the nuoG gene encoding NADH-quinone oxidoreductase subunit NuoG, whose amino-acid sequence is MATLYVDNKPYPADPTQNVLQNVLWSGLNLEYFCWHPALGSVGACRQCAVKAFKDENDTRGKIVMACMTPAADGTRISVEHPEAKAFRAAIIEGMMLNHPHDCPVCDEGGECHLQDMTLMSGHVARRYRFRKRTYRNQDLGPFLKHEMNRCIQCYRCVRFYRNYAGGRDLHAFHLRNTVYFGRERDGVLENEFSGNLDEVCPTGVFKDATYGRHYVRKWDLQTAPSVCVHCGLGCNISPGERYGTLRRNINRYNTEVNGYFLCDRGRFGYEFVNSPERIREPLLSREGKAVPISKQAAVAHLGGLLRKGRVIGIGSPRASLEANFALRTAVGPDHFFLGIADAEHRLLSRILDLLRHGPARTPSLAEIERADAVFIVGEDVTQVAPRMALSLRQSVRQYALAAAEKMKIPSWNDIAVRDATRDLKGPLFIAASTATRLDEIATETYRAAPEALARLALAVAHAIDPDAPAVPDLPSAVGALADRIARSLQTAERPLIVSGVSANSDAVIGAAANVAWALCAAGKQAGLAFTVPEGNSLGLTMMGGRPLSDAFRAVRDGTAETALVLENDLTRRAEEASVEPFLNTVPHLVTLDALHHATASRSELVLPSGTFAEATGTLVSSEGRAQRFTQVFIPSGEIRESWRWLRDGMLEAGRKEIERWRGLDDLIAAMAQAIPALAPAGDAAPSAAFRIVDQKIPRESFRFSGRTAIWANINVHEPKPPDDPDSPYAFSMEGYSGETPAGLRPIPWAPGWNSNQQANIKLQGEADDALPKERSGVRLIEPVGGKAPAYFQEIPASFISRANEWLLIPRHHIFGSEELSRRAPAIMKLAPAPYIALHPDDAKRLRVEPEDEVEVEWGGAAQTLLVRIDPALPKGLAAVPAGFPPWMGATLPAWSRIRPAAGGMLRMAS
- the nuoH gene encoding NADH-quinone oxidoreductase subunit NuoH, whose protein sequence is MILRTLLFSIALLFVTLSLAGWLTWVERRLLAVWQDRLGPNRVGPFGSLQALADAIKLFTKEDWIPPFADKPVFVIAPAIIMAAVLMSFVILPFAPGVVLANLNIGILFFLAMSSLTVYSIVLGGWSSNNKYALLGGLRAAAQMITYEVFLGLSLMGPVLLAGSFRLADIVEAQRGVWFVIPQFLGFILFTIAGVAETRRLPFDLPEAETELVGGFHTEYSGMKFGMFFIGEYLGMILLSAMMTTLFFGGWLGPFLPPVVWFLLKSAFFLILFILMRASLPRPRIDQLMALGWKVLLPLALLNLLITGAAVLARGGR
- the nuoI gene encoding NADH-quinone oxidoreductase subunit NuoI, with amino-acid sequence MWSILRTLWDVFLHLFRRPVTIPYPEEKAVLPPRYRGRIILSRDPDGGERCVACYLCAVACPVDCIALQATQDETGRRYPEFFRINFSRCIFCGYCEEACPTYAIQLIPEFEMSEYNRQEMVYEKEDLLIAGEGKYHGYNYWKVAGAAIGGKDKGEAERESPPVDLHSLMP